The following are encoded in a window of Syntrophorhabdaceae bacterium genomic DNA:
- the nadC gene encoding carboxylating nicotinate-nucleotide diphosphorylase: MKDFLQEDMGVEDVTTNAVVPQNHRSRAKIIAKADGVLAGQDYAALVFRELDENIDYRALKKDGERISRGDTAALIEGKTRAILTGERVALNILQRLSGIATVTARFVHAVQGTDAKILDTRKTAPGLRYLEKYAVRMGGGFNHRIDLTEMALIKENHISAASSIKEAVKKVKAYAAVPVEVEVRNMDELREAIEEPVDRIMLDNWDLEATRQAVALVGRKVPLEASGNMTLERVAEVARTGVDFISVGALTHSFNALDLSLLYEASAS, translated from the coding sequence ATGAAAGATTTTTTGCAAGAAGACATGGGTGTTGAGGACGTGACCACTAACGCCGTAGTACCTCAAAACCACCGGTCGAGAGCGAAGATCATAGCCAAGGCGGACGGGGTCCTTGCCGGACAGGATTACGCCGCGCTCGTGTTTCGGGAGCTTGACGAGAATATTGATTACCGTGCGCTGAAGAAGGACGGAGAGCGTATCTCCCGCGGCGACACGGCTGCGCTCATTGAGGGAAAGACGCGCGCCATATTGACCGGTGAAAGAGTTGCGCTCAATATCCTTCAGAGGCTGTCTGGCATAGCAACCGTCACCGCCCGTTTCGTTCATGCCGTTCAGGGGACGGATGCGAAGATTCTCGATACGAGAAAGACGGCGCCAGGTCTCAGGTATCTGGAAAAATATGCCGTGCGTATGGGCGGCGGTTTCAATCACCGGATAGATCTCACGGAGATGGCGCTCATTAAGGAGAACCATATATCGGCTGCCAGCTCCATCAAGGAGGCAGTGAAGAAAGTGAAGGCCTACGCAGCAGTCCCGGTCGAAGTGGAAGTGAGGAACATGGATGAGCTCAGGGAAGCTATTGAAGAGCCCGTTGACAGGATCATGCTCGACAACTGGGACCTCGAGGCGACGCGCCAGGCCGTGGCGCTAGTTGGCAGGAAAGTTCCCCTGGAGGCGTCAGGCAATATGACCCTTGAGCGGGTGGCCGAGGTGGCTCGAACGGGGGTCGATTTCATTTCGGTGGGCGCGCTCACGCATTCCTTTAATGCCCTTGATCTCAGCCTGCTCTACGAAGCGAGTGCGTCATGA
- a CDS encoding tyrosine-type recombinase/integrase, producing MREIDLELLSQFKLNVLKYKTGTAAPLKSKSRKNIMNALHAFFSWMRKHGVIKEMPIFPEIVDANKTRRRALTRDVQEYGLKNIPQQHSDPIRFMMKTGLRPGELVAILVKSVDIERRVVWVERARSGSRYVERTKNKEVLPVPLNDAALEIAKRHTKGKFPNDFLFINQNTGKPYTQWFLWDTWKRYSETGVTIYEATRHSYCSQIVPLTDKLTAQRLMRHKDGRSTDNYYHAYSDVLMDVVQKIDNIVDLKDVKKHKQ from the coding sequence GTGCGGGAGATTGACCTTGAATTACTCTCACAATTCAAGCTGAACGTGCTCAAATACAAGACGGGAACTGCTGCCCCACTGAAATCAAAATCACGAAAGAATATCATGAACGCTCTCCATGCCTTCTTTTCGTGGATGCGCAAGCATGGTGTCATAAAGGAAATGCCTATCTTCCCAGAGATCGTAGACGCAAACAAAACGAGAAGAAGGGCGCTAACCCGTGACGTCCAGGAATATGGACTTAAGAATATTCCTCAGCAACATAGCGATCCTATACGCTTCATGATGAAGACAGGGTTAAGACCGGGAGAGCTTGTCGCTATCCTCGTAAAAAGCGTGGATATTGAAAGGCGTGTTGTATGGGTTGAGCGGGCACGATCAGGTAGCCGCTACGTGGAGCGGACAAAGAACAAAGAAGTGTTGCCGGTGCCTCTCAACGATGCTGCCCTTGAAATAGCGAAGCGGCACACAAAGGGAAAATTTCCGAATGACTTTCTTTTCATCAATCAGAATACGGGAAAGCCCTATACTCAGTGGTTCCTGTGGGACACATGGAAGCGCTACTCAGAGACAGGAGTAACGATCTATGAAGCAACGCGACATTCCTATTGCTCTCAGATAGTACCCCTCACAGATAAGCTCACCGCGCAGCGTTTAATGAGGCACAAGGATGGAAGATCAACAGACAATTACTACCATGCCTATTCAGATGTCCTCATGGATGTGGTTCAGAAAATTGATAACATAGTGGACTTGAAAGATGTCAAGAAACATAAGCAATAG